The DNA sequence ATCAGCGCACCGCCAAGCAGGCGTTCGGTGATGCCGGCATCGGTCCCGGCCGGACCCGGTTCATCAGCGGCCGCGCCCAAGAGGTGCTGACCCGGCTCGCCGACGAGTCCTATGACCTGGTGTTCGTCGATGCCGACCCGATCGACCAGCCGGAATACGTGCTGGAGGCCGTGCGGCTGCTGCGGCCCGGCGGCGTGGTCGTGGTGCACCGGGCCGCCTTGGGCGGCCGGGCCGGAGATCCGGCAGCCAACGACGCCGAAGTGCTTGCGGTGCGCGAAGCCGCCCGGCTGATCGCCGTGGACGAGCGGCTGACCCCCGCGCTGATTCCGCTGGGAGACGGCCTGCTGGCCGCCGTCCGCGACTGACCGGGCGCCTCACCCCCCTCGCCCCTTTACTCGCGAGCGTGCGTGTTTGTACGCGACACGCCGCGTTTTGACGTACAAACACGCACGCTCGCGCCAGTGGGGCCAAAGCGCCGGTGGGGCCAAAGTCTTGACACCCGACTGAACGCGTGTTTAGCGTATTAAACATGCGTTCAGTGGACCTGACGGCTACGGCGAAAATCCGCGATGCGGCCATCGACCAGTTCGGGCGGCACGGTTTCAGCGTGAGCATCCGCGCGATCGCCGAGGCCGCAGGAGTCAGCGCTGCCCTGGTCATCCACCACTTCGGCTCCAAAGACGGGCTGCGCAGGGCCTGCGACGCGTTCGTGGCCGAAGAGATCCGCAGCGGCAAATCCGAGGCGATGCGCTCGGCCGACCCGGGAACCTGGTTCGCCGCGATGGCCGAAATCGAGTCGTATGCGTCGATGATGGCCTACCTGGTCCGCAGCATGCAGTCCGGTGGCGAACTGGCAGATACGTTGTGGCGCCGGATGATCGACAACGCCGAGGGCTACCTGGACGAGGGCGTACGCGCCGGCACCCTCAAACCCAGCCGCGACCCGAAAGCCCGAGCTCGTTTCCTGGCCATCAACAACGGCGGCGGGTTCCTGCTGTATCTGCAGATGCACGAGAACCCGACCGATCTGCGCGCCGTGTTACGTGACTATGCCCGCGACATGGTCTTACCCGCGCTCGAGCTGTACACCGAGGGCCTGATGACCGACCGCACCATGTACGACGCTTTCCTGGCGAGCGAACAAGGGGGAACCGATGCGACCTGACAACCATTGGCCGGCAATCGAAATCCGGGGACTGGAGAAGAATTTCGGCCGGGTCAAGGCGCTCGATGGACTGGATCTGACCGTCTACGGCGGTGAGGTGCACGGCTTCCTCGGCCCGAACGGCGCCGGCAAATCCACCACGATCCGCGTCCTGCTGGGCCTGGTGAAGGCCGACAGCGGGACCGTGCGGCTACTGGGCGGCGATCCGTGGACCGACGCGGTCGAGCTGCACCGCGAGATCGCCTACGTACCCGGCGATGTCACCCTGTGGCCGTCGTTGACCGGCGGCGAGATCATCGACCTGTTGGCGCGAATGCGCGGCGGCATCGACGAGCGCCGCCGCGACGAGTTGATCGAACGCTTCGACCTAGACCCCAGCAAGAAGGCCCGGACCTATTCCAAGGGCAACCGCCAGAAGGTCTCGCTGATCTCCGCCTTCTCCTCGCACGCCCGGCTGCTCGTGCTCGACGAGCCCAGCAGCGGCCTAGATCCCCTGATGGAGAACGTCTTCCAGCAGTGCGTCGCCGAGGCGAGCCGTCGTGGCGCTACCGTCCTGCTGTCCAGCCACATCCTGGCCGAGACCGAGAAGCTGTGCCAGCGGGTGACGATCATCCGGGCCGGGCGCGTGGTCGAGAGCGGTGCACTGGAATCCCTGCGGCACCTACGTCGCACGTCAATTCAGGCCGATCTCATGCGCGACCCCGGTGATCTGACCCGCATCCCTGGCGTCGCGGACGTGCGGTACACCGGCACCGTGCTGCATGCGCAGGTCGACAGCGCCAGCCTCGCAGAGCTCATCGCGGTGCTCGGCGCGGCCGGGGTGCGCAGCCTCACCAGCCAACCGCCAACGCTCGAAGAGTTGTTCCTACGTCACTACGACACGGTCCGGGCATGACCACCATCGCCGCGCAGCCGGCGTCCCCGCAGTACCGCCGCAGCGGATCGAATCTCGTTGGCACGCTAGGTTTGCTGCGCCTGTGCTTGCGCCGCGACCGCATCGTTCTGCCACTGTGGGTGCTGCTGTTGTCGCTGCCGCTAGCCAGCGTCTACATCGCAAGCATCGAGGCGATCTATCCCACCGCCGCCGACCGCGCAGGC is a window from the Mycobacterium sp. SVM_VP21 genome containing:
- a CDS encoding O-methyltransferase encodes the protein MASTDDTHGEPRSRADALLAHAEDSMTEDAVLAAARDRAGEIGVGSISAAVGALLSLLTKLSGGKAVVEVGTGAGVSGLWLLSGMGEDGVLTTIDIEPEHQRTAKQAFGDAGIGPGRTRFISGRAQEVLTRLADESYDLVFVDADPIDQPEYVLEAVRLLRPGGVVVVHRAALGGRAGDPAANDAEVLAVREAARLIAVDERLTPALIPLGDGLLAAVRD
- a CDS encoding ABC transporter ATP-binding protein produces the protein MRPDNHWPAIEIRGLEKNFGRVKALDGLDLTVYGGEVHGFLGPNGAGKSTTIRVLLGLVKADSGTVRLLGGDPWTDAVELHREIAYVPGDVTLWPSLTGGEIIDLLARMRGGIDERRRDELIERFDLDPSKKARTYSKGNRQKVSLISAFSSHARLLVLDEPSSGLDPLMENVFQQCVAEASRRGATVLLSSHILAETEKLCQRVTIIRAGRVVESGALESLRHLRRTSIQADLMRDPGDLTRIPGVADVRYTGTVLHAQVDSASLAELIAVLGAAGVRSLTSQPPTLEELFLRHYDTVRA
- a CDS encoding TetR family transcriptional regulator; the protein is MRSVDLTATAKIRDAAIDQFGRHGFSVSIRAIAEAAGVSAALVIHHFGSKDGLRRACDAFVAEEIRSGKSEAMRSADPGTWFAAMAEIESYASMMAYLVRSMQSGGELADTLWRRMIDNAEGYLDEGVRAGTLKPSRDPKARARFLAINNGGGFLLYLQMHENPTDLRAVLRDYARDMVLPALELYTEGLMTDRTMYDAFLASEQGGTDAT